From a region of the Janthinobacterium sp. 61 genome:
- a CDS encoding ABC transporter permease, with product MSEADKEPVSALAREWRRLRGDFWDVGMLSWIPIVMCGMLWLVFSAGIARDLPIVVIDNDNSTLSRQLTRWLDASPGIEVTAKVASSDEALHRLRERTAFGYLLIPNDFEQKLLGGRQATVQWLYNAQFSSHAGALLRDVRTVSTTLSAGIEMTARMKKGMSGVQAAAQFEPIRTTLNSLYNENISYEAFLTLALMPAMLQIFIVVAVVTSIGRELRDGTVPQWLASANGSWLRAVGAKLLFPLIAYSALALLYLLFFSLARDWAVAGSLPALLLSMLLLVLAYCGLATLLIAATLSLRLALSGAAFITAPAFAFAGQAFPLMAMPAPARAWAEALPLTHYLQLQTKYWLAGAPWRYGVQEMLILAGFAIGCGAVGVFLLARRANAPDAWGRT from the coding sequence ATGAGCGAAGCGGATAAAGAGCCGGTTTCAGCGCTGGCGCGCGAGTGGCGGCGCTTGCGCGGCGACTTTTGGGATGTCGGCATGCTCAGCTGGATTCCCATCGTGATGTGCGGCATGTTGTGGCTGGTGTTTTCTGCCGGCATCGCCCGCGACTTGCCCATCGTCGTCATCGATAACGACAACTCCACCCTGTCGCGCCAGCTGACGCGCTGGCTCGACGCCTCACCTGGTATCGAGGTCACGGCGAAAGTGGCGTCCAGCGACGAAGCCCTGCATCGCTTGCGCGAACGCACGGCGTTTGGCTATCTGCTGATCCCGAATGATTTTGAACAGAAATTGCTGGGTGGCCGCCAAGCCACCGTACAGTGGTTGTACAACGCGCAGTTTTCCTCGCATGCGGGCGCCTTGCTGCGTGATGTGCGTACGGTCAGCACGACCTTGTCGGCCGGCATCGAGATGACGGCGAGGATGAAAAAGGGCATGTCGGGCGTGCAGGCGGCGGCCCAGTTCGAACCGATACGCACGACCTTGAACAGTTTGTACAATGAAAACATCAGCTATGAAGCGTTTTTGACCTTGGCCCTGATGCCGGCCATGCTGCAGATTTTCATCGTCGTCGCCGTCGTCACCTCCATCGGACGCGAGTTGCGCGACGGCACGGTGCCGCAATGGCTGGCCTCGGCCAATGGTAGCTGGCTGCGCGCCGTCGGCGCCAAGCTGTTGTTTCCCCTCATCGCCTACAGTGCGCTGGCGCTGCTGTATCTGTTGTTTTTCAGCCTGGCGCGGGACTGGGCCGTGGCGGGCAGCTTGCCGGCCTTGCTGCTGAGCATGTTGCTGCTGGTGCTCGCCTACTGCGGTCTGGCCACTTTGTTGATAGCCGCTACCCTGTCCTTGCGCCTGGCCCTGTCGGGCGCGGCATTTATTACGGCGCCGGCGTTCGCGTTTGCGGGCCAGGCCTTTCCCTTGATGGCCATGCCGGCGCCGGCCCGCGCCTGGGCGGAAGCCTTGCCGCTCACGCACTATTTGCAGTTGCAAACCAAATACTGGCTGGCCGGCGCGCCGTGGCGCTATGGCGTGCAGGAAATGTTGATACTGGCTGGCTTTGCCATCGGCTGTGGCGCCGTGGGTGTATTCCTGCTGGCGCGCCGCGCGAATGCCCCGGATGCCTGGGGGCGCACATGA
- a CDS encoding ABC transporter permease, giving the protein MNSCWSAFIATWRAMLTDKGALTLLFIGGIIYSFFYPLPYSTEIVQRVPVAVVDQDRSAMSRQLTRFAMAHPSLDVIAVTPDLPVAQDLLWRDKVMGVLILPDGLQTDVLAGRAAHAQVAGNGLYLMLNKVALNGLAEVVGTVSAGIELKRLGAGTPSTIQANQQRSPIAFAAVPLFNVKEGYGAYVVPGVATLIVQQTLLIGMTMLFGTWYQRKRFPLAGKRTTGGYAGMLLAFACVAFINCCYFFGFVFWFQDYPRGGNFGGMLLLLVLFSLAEAAFGMLLGMLFRTRERGTQLMIATSMPVLFLAGLTWPVSSMPVVLQWLRWLLPSTAGIQGFVALNQMGASLYEIRHEVAGLLALLVACVALGWWRWRKLEEAVVDLNKA; this is encoded by the coding sequence ATGAATAGCTGCTGGTCCGCCTTTATTGCCACCTGGCGCGCCATGCTGACAGACAAGGGCGCGCTGACCTTGCTGTTCATCGGCGGCATCATTTATTCCTTCTTTTATCCTTTGCCATACTCGACGGAAATCGTCCAGCGCGTGCCCGTGGCGGTCGTCGACCAGGACCGCAGTGCCATGTCGCGCCAGTTGACGCGCTTTGCCATGGCCCATCCGTCGCTGGACGTGATCGCCGTCACGCCGGACTTGCCGGTCGCGCAAGATTTATTGTGGCGCGACAAGGTCATGGGTGTGCTGATCCTCCCCGACGGCTTGCAGACAGATGTGCTGGCCGGCCGCGCCGCCCACGCGCAGGTGGCGGGCAATGGCTTGTATCTGATGCTCAACAAGGTGGCCCTGAATGGCCTGGCCGAAGTGGTGGGCACCGTGTCGGCCGGTATTGAGCTCAAGCGTTTGGGCGCGGGTACGCCGTCCACCATCCAGGCCAACCAGCAGCGCTCGCCCATCGCCTTCGCCGCCGTGCCCCTGTTTAACGTCAAGGAAGGCTATGGCGCGTATGTTGTGCCAGGAGTGGCTACTCTCATTGTGCAGCAGACCTTGCTGATCGGCATGACCATGCTGTTCGGCACCTGGTATCAGCGCAAGCGTTTTCCCCTTGCCGGCAAGCGCACGACGGGCGGCTATGCGGGCATGCTGCTGGCGTTTGCCTGCGTGGCATTCATCAACTGCTGCTATTTCTTCGGTTTCGTCTTCTGGTTCCAGGATTACCCACGTGGCGGCAACTTCGGCGGCATGCTCTTGCTGCTGGTGCTGTTCTCTCTGGCGGAAGCGGCTTTCGGCATGCTGCTGGGCATGCTGTTCCGCACGCGCGAACGGGGCACGCAGCTGATGATCGCCACCTCGATGCCCGTGCTGTTCCTCGCTGGCCTGACCTGGCCTGTGTCATCCATGCCCGTCGTGCTGCAATGGCTGCGCTGGCTGCTGCCATCCACGGCCGGCATCCAGGGCTTTGTCGCGCTCAACCAGATGGGCGCCTCGCTGTATGAAATCCGCCATGAAGTGGCGGGTTTGCTGGCCTTGCTGGTGGCCTGCGTGGCGCTGGGCTGGTGGCGCTGGCGCAAGCTGGAGGAAGCCGTTGTTGATTTGAACAAGGCGTAG
- a CDS encoding heavy-metal-associated domain-containing protein: protein MQTARLNIIGMDHEGCADRLTGALEAVTGVATVCVSLARHGATVQFDERLATQERLLAAVNDAGFMGETTAVEQLASCSGACGHCRH, encoded by the coding sequence ATGCAAACAGCGCGCTTGAATATTATCGGGATGGATCACGAAGGCTGCGCCGACAGGCTCACGGGCGCGCTCGAAGCCGTCACCGGCGTGGCCACCGTGTGCGTCTCTCTGGCGCGCCACGGCGCCACGGTGCAATTTGACGAACGGCTGGCCACGCAGGAACGCCTACTGGCCGCCGTCAATGACGCCGGCTTCATGGGCGAGACGACGGCGGTAGAACAGCTGGCCTCGTGCAGCGGCGCCTGCGGCCACTGCCGCCACTGA
- a CDS encoding AMP-binding protein codes for MTLAGKPDVNLPGGAWESDRHYCPTLTQAGARMLERLRSHPAAPQYRNRSGNKLLAAEVAALRVYEQEVMDAAISWSRAAPPSWLPEFLRATYATVPYYRACGSPPARLIDATPISRAELAHDIAAFVPDDADLARMINFQTTGTTGHPLLIASHPLVAGRYLAFHKRALRRFGVTLRHGAGQVGVMLLGHQRRCFTYVSVTPTMDESGLAKINLHVDDWREPDDRARYLDAMAPELIAGDPISFAELLTLRMTYRPAALLSVSMMLLPGMRARLEERFGCPVLDIYSLNEVGPVAVYDEQAGGHVLLQHRLYVEILDREGRPVADGERGEITVTGGFNFCLPLVRYRTGDYASLMHGPHGPVLVGLAGRSPLRYRMINGEWINNIDITHALKPLAIALFGVHQHGDGSVVLRLAPGAMPQADRARALLAPFFGAITVETLQAEDKIIQYTSDLQEAVA; via the coding sequence ATGACGCTCGCTGGCAAACCTGATGTCAATCTGCCGGGCGGCGCCTGGGAATCGGACCGCCACTACTGTCCCACGCTGACGCAAGCGGGTGCGCGCATGCTGGAAAGACTGCGCAGCCATCCGGCCGCCCCCCAGTACCGCAACCGCAGCGGCAACAAGCTGCTGGCGGCGGAAGTGGCTGCCCTGCGTGTCTATGAGCAGGAAGTCATGGATGCGGCGATCAGCTGGAGCCGCGCCGCGCCGCCATCCTGGCTGCCGGAGTTTCTCAGGGCGACTTATGCCACGGTGCCCTACTATCGTGCCTGCGGTTCGCCACCGGCGCGTCTCATCGATGCAACGCCCATCAGCCGCGCCGAACTGGCGCACGATATCGCCGCCTTCGTGCCCGACGATGCGGACTTGGCGCGCATGATCAATTTCCAGACCACGGGCACCACGGGGCACCCGTTGCTGATCGCTTCGCACCCGCTGGTGGCGGGGCGCTACCTGGCCTTCCACAAGCGCGCGCTGCGGCGTTTTGGCGTGACTTTACGCCATGGCGCGGGACAGGTGGGCGTCATGCTGCTGGGGCATCAGCGCCGCTGCTTCACCTATGTCTCCGTCACGCCCACGATGGACGAATCGGGCCTGGCGAAGATCAACCTGCACGTGGACGACTGGCGCGAGCCGGACGACCGCGCGCGCTACCTGGACGCCATGGCGCCCGAATTGATCGCGGGCGACCCCATCTCGTTTGCCGAGCTGCTGACCTTGCGCATGACGTACAGGCCGGCCGCGCTGCTGTCCGTGTCGATGATGCTGTTGCCCGGCATGCGGGCGCGCCTGGAAGAACGTTTCGGCTGCCCCGTGCTCGACATCTATTCGCTCAATGAAGTGGGTCCCGTGGCCGTCTACGACGAACAGGCGGGCGGCCACGTGCTGCTGCAGCACCGGCTGTACGTGGAAATCCTCGACAGGGAAGGGCGGCCCGTGGCCGACGGGGAGCGCGGCGAAATCACCGTGACGGGCGGTTTTAATTTTTGCCTGCCCCTGGTGCGCTACCGCACGGGCGATTACGCGTCGCTGATGCATGGACCGCACGGTCCCGTGCTGGTGGGCCTGGCGGGGCGCAGCCCCTTGCGCTACAGGATGATCAACGGCGAATGGATCAACAATATCGACATCACGCACGCCCTGAAGCCGCTGGCCATCGCCCTGTTCGGCGTGCACCAGCATGGCGACGGCAGTGTCGTACTGCGCCTGGCGCCGGGCGCCATGCCGCAAGCCGACCGGGCGCGCGCCTTGCTCGCCCCCTTTTTCGGCGCCATTACGGTCGAGACTTTGCAGGCGGAAGACAAGATCATTCAATACACCTCGGATTTGCAGGAAGCAGTGGCATGA
- a CDS encoding HlyD family secretion protein has protein sequence MSTSKKPLAIGAALIVLAFVGWGLYQAFQPQRLPLQGQMDAQEVNVSSKVPGRVGELYVKLGQTVPKGHLLFQLTSPEVDAKIAQATAATQAADAVAKKAQAGARPEEVRAAKANWERAQTGANIAKTTYTRVNNMFEQGVIAQQKRDEAQAQWRAAEQLAQAARAQYDMAQTGARPEDKTAAAAQARQVGAVLTEAQIALAETKIAAPVAGQVSKIQIQPGELAPQGFPVITLVNLDDAWAVLQVREDDMAAFGMGSTHAANVPALKQQVSFKVSSVAVLPDFATWRAARPGGTDLRTFEIRLRPAIKVEGLRPGMSVVFPPH, from the coding sequence ATGAGTACCTCCAAAAAACCATTGGCCATCGGCGCCGCCCTCATTGTTCTGGCCTTCGTGGGCTGGGGCCTGTACCAGGCATTTCAGCCGCAGCGCCTGCCTTTGCAGGGACAGATGGATGCGCAGGAAGTCAATGTGTCGTCGAAAGTGCCGGGCAGGGTGGGCGAACTGTACGTCAAGCTGGGCCAGACGGTGCCGAAAGGCCACTTGCTGTTCCAGCTGACGAGTCCGGAAGTCGATGCGAAGATAGCGCAAGCGACGGCCGCCACGCAGGCGGCCGATGCCGTGGCAAAGAAGGCGCAAGCGGGCGCACGGCCCGAGGAAGTGCGTGCCGCCAAAGCCAACTGGGAGCGGGCGCAAACGGGGGCGAATATTGCCAAAACCACTTATACCCGCGTCAACAATATGTTCGAGCAAGGTGTGATTGCCCAGCAGAAACGTGACGAGGCGCAAGCGCAATGGCGCGCCGCCGAGCAGCTGGCGCAAGCTGCCCGCGCGCAGTATGACATGGCGCAAACGGGCGCCCGTCCGGAAGACAAGACGGCCGCCGCCGCCCAGGCGCGCCAGGTGGGCGCCGTGTTGACGGAAGCGCAGATCGCTCTGGCGGAAACGAAGATCGCCGCGCCGGTGGCGGGCCAGGTCAGCAAGATCCAGATACAGCCGGGCGAACTGGCGCCGCAAGGTTTTCCCGTGATCACCCTGGTAAACCTGGACGATGCCTGGGCCGTGCTGCAAGTGCGCGAAGATGACATGGCGGCGTTTGGCATGGGCAGCACGCATGCGGCGAATGTGCCAGCGCTGAAACAGCAGGTGAGCTTCAAGGTCAGTTCCGTGGCCGTCCTGCCGGACTTCGCCACGTGGCGCGCGGCCCGTCCGGGCGGCACGGATTTGCGCACCTTCGAAATCCGTTTGCGCCCCGCCATCAAGGTCGAGGGCTTGCGTCCGGGCATGTCGGTCGTGTTTCCCCCGCACTGA
- a CDS encoding VWA domain-containing protein codes for MKKDAEPALIDAWQAAWPEALAVWSKFTRLRDPSLCTSHVQASKKGLSGSFAMIRLLDQSVVVDLPLVTELGLDDYALEILAHEIGHHILAPGSASDQFRLLARMRRALPTLEQHAPMVANLYTDLFINDRLQRQANLRMADIYRKLQQGREPSPDGKARASGGVWTLYMRIYENLWQLEKGELGGGQADERLDTDAWLGARLIRVYANDWMLAAGRFATLLLPYLVDDTDALGGSLDPSRYLQDTRDAARGCQTYGAQQIEDDEEGGAIHPVHDKRISGLDGEEPQAEAPARAGGGQLREPFELGDILKASGINLSDHEIAIRYYRERALPHLVAFPSRPAPESQEPQMEGLEAWEIGDPLEDIDWLQSVMQSPRPVPGVTTMRRVVGREPARAIDAVPVDLDMYVDSSGSMPNPQAHTSFLTLAGAVIALSALRAGAKVQVTLWSGKNEVMQTPGFVRDEDMILGVLTEFFGGGTCFPIHCLRKTYAARRERPVHILMISDDGITTMFDDDELGNSGWDISAKALAQGGAGGTMALNLERGWDGVAANKWLQQTYDDLKRARREQGWDIHAVERYEDLLDFARAFSRRHYVKS; via the coding sequence ATGAAGAAGGACGCCGAACCCGCCCTGATCGACGCCTGGCAGGCTGCCTGGCCCGAGGCCCTTGCCGTGTGGAGCAAATTTACGCGCCTGCGCGACCCGAGCCTGTGCACCAGCCACGTCCAGGCCAGCAAGAAGGGGCTGTCCGGCAGCTTTGCCATGATCCGCCTGCTGGACCAGAGCGTCGTGGTGGACTTGCCGCTGGTGACGGAGCTGGGGCTGGACGACTATGCGCTGGAAATCCTCGCCCATGAAATCGGCCACCACATCCTCGCGCCGGGCAGTGCCAGCGACCAGTTTCGCTTGCTGGCGCGCATGCGCCGTGCCTTGCCCACGCTGGAGCAGCACGCACCCATGGTGGCCAACCTGTATACGGACCTGTTCATCAACGACCGGCTGCAGCGCCAGGCGAATTTGCGCATGGCCGACATTTATCGCAAGCTGCAGCAGGGCCGCGAGCCTTCGCCGGACGGCAAGGCCAGGGCCAGCGGCGGCGTGTGGACCCTGTACATGCGCATCTATGAAAACCTGTGGCAGCTGGAAAAGGGTGAACTGGGCGGCGGCCAGGCCGACGAGCGCCTGGACACGGATGCCTGGCTGGGTGCGCGCCTGATCCGCGTCTACGCGAACGACTGGATGCTGGCGGCGGGGCGCTTCGCCACCTTGCTGTTGCCTTACCTGGTGGACGACACGGATGCCCTGGGTGGCAGTCTTGACCCCAGCCGCTACCTGCAGGACACGCGCGACGCGGCCCGTGGCTGCCAGACGTATGGCGCGCAGCAGATCGAGGATGACGAAGAGGGCGGCGCCATCCATCCCGTGCACGACAAGCGCATCTCCGGCCTCGACGGTGAAGAGCCGCAAGCCGAGGCGCCGGCCAGGGCGGGTGGCGGCCAGTTGCGCGAGCCGTTCGAGCTGGGCGACATTTTGAAGGCCTCGGGCATCAACCTGAGCGACCATGAGATCGCTATCCGCTACTACCGCGAACGCGCCTTGCCGCACCTGGTGGCGTTTCCCAGCCGCCCCGCGCCCGAGTCGCAGGAGCCGCAGATGGAAGGGCTGGAAGCGTGGGAGATCGGCGACCCTTTGGAAGACATCGACTGGCTGCAATCCGTGATGCAGTCGCCGCGCCCTGTGCCCGGCGTGACCACCATGCGCCGCGTGGTTGGCCGCGAACCGGCGCGCGCCATCGACGCCGTGCCCGTCGACCTGGACATGTACGTGGACAGTTCCGGCTCCATGCCCAACCCGCAGGCGCACACCTCGTTCCTGACCCTGGCTGGCGCCGTCATCGCCTTGTCCGCCCTGCGCGCTGGCGCGAAAGTGCAGGTGACCCTGTGGAGCGGCAAGAATGAGGTGATGCAGACGCCAGGTTTCGTGCGCGATGAAGACATGATCCTGGGCGTGCTGACGGAATTTTTTGGCGGCGGCACCTGTTTCCCCATCCATTGCCTGCGCAAGACGTATGCGGCCAGGCGCGAACGGCCCGTACACATCCTGATGATTTCCGACGATGGCATCACCACCATGTTCGACGACGATGAACTGGGCAACAGCGGCTGGGATATTTCCGCCAAGGCGCTGGCGCAGGGCGGTGCGGGTGGCACCATGGCCCTGAACCTGGAGCGCGGCTGGGATGGCGTGGCGGCCAACAAGTGGCTGCAGCAAACCTATGACGACCTGAAACGGGCGCGCCGCGAGCAGGGCTGGGATATCCACGCCGTCGAGCGCTACGAAGACTTGCTGGACTTTGCGCGGGCGTTTAGCCGCAGGCATTATGTGAAGAGTTAA
- a CDS encoding AAA family ATPase produces MSAFNLFQRLSQAPTKPKAAPAARQFDVADLYQGPIALGAEGEEQARPFDEKLRQAYFWIVNHAIISPHYDIEYNDGPSQTYSVGDSRRTLNLPSAQSYSSFILLPLLTFATRRKCLFVGGPGRGKTASALLMGVLAGSTVKEVKRAMQHGHPQMTVADLLGNPLPADLVNAQSMDEIRIAWRAWLGMRVKIVDEYNRIPTRTQSALLTVMGDNYAEVLNHIYECPEAAWYLTANDDQGGGTYQVIEALRDRVDVTVQALAFNPRFLNELLLRVEENVRPEELVPPEIIFTEGEVDQIGVSIRQVGIPDAVRRRLEFFASQFELFETAGGQFEYMTKDTARLAGADRGAAQAADNGRDRLKDLGCQTLNGISVRTLMALLIYAKAMAYFRGNGEVELEDLRQVLPFVLHNKLQPDPDAPFFALPENAAYRSDRLGWLRRLFDLSNDEFNRLDLDRDDPVGVLSAEFDLGLDGVSERETLARLNRIEKLIGERTKGRKLYGPLYDDLLKLKYLHQRYTNYRSWLRSQ; encoded by the coding sequence ATGTCCGCCTTCAATTTGTTCCAGCGCCTGTCCCAAGCCCCCACCAAGCCCAAGGCCGCGCCTGCCGCGCGGCAGTTCGACGTGGCGGACCTATACCAGGGGCCCATCGCGCTGGGAGCAGAAGGCGAGGAGCAAGCGCGACCTTTCGATGAAAAACTGCGCCAGGCCTATTTCTGGATCGTCAACCACGCCATCATCAGCCCGCATTACGACATCGAGTACAACGATGGCCCGTCGCAGACGTATTCGGTGGGCGACAGCCGCCGCACCCTGAACTTGCCGTCGGCGCAAAGCTATTCCAGTTTTATTTTGTTGCCCCTGCTGACCTTTGCCACGCGCCGAAAATGCCTGTTCGTCGGCGGACCGGGGCGGGGCAAGACGGCCAGCGCCCTGCTGATGGGGGTGTTGGCCGGTTCGACCGTCAAGGAAGTCAAACGCGCCATGCAGCATGGCCACCCGCAGATGACGGTGGCCGACTTGCTGGGCAATCCGCTGCCCGCCGACCTGGTGAACGCGCAAAGCATGGACGAGATCCGCATCGCCTGGCGCGCCTGGCTGGGCATGCGCGTCAAAATCGTCGATGAATACAACCGCATCCCCACGCGCACGCAGAGCGCGCTGCTCACCGTCATGGGCGACAATTACGCGGAAGTGCTGAACCATATTTACGAATGCCCGGAAGCGGCCTGGTATTTGACGGCCAATGATGACCAGGGCGGAGGTACGTATCAGGTGATCGAAGCGCTGCGCGACCGGGTCGACGTGACGGTGCAGGCGCTGGCTTTCAATCCGCGCTTCCTGAATGAACTGCTGCTGCGCGTGGAAGAAAACGTGCGCCCCGAAGAACTTGTGCCGCCCGAGATCATCTTCACGGAAGGGGAGGTGGATCAAATTGGCGTATCCATCCGCCAGGTGGGCATACCCGACGCCGTGCGGCGCCGCCTGGAATTTTTCGCCAGCCAGTTCGAGCTGTTCGAGACGGCGGGCGGCCAGTTCGAATACATGACCAAGGATACGGCCCGCCTGGCCGGCGCCGACCGTGGCGCCGCGCAGGCGGCCGACAATGGGCGCGACCGCCTGAAGGACCTGGGCTGCCAGACCCTGAACGGCATCTCCGTGCGCACCCTGATGGCGCTGCTGATCTACGCCAAGGCCATGGCCTACTTCCGCGGTAACGGCGAGGTGGAGCTGGAAGACTTGCGCCAGGTGCTGCCCTTCGTCTTGCATAACAAGCTGCAGCCGGACCCGGACGCGCCCTTTTTCGCGCTGCCGGAAAACGCCGCCTACCGCAGCGATAGATTGGGCTGGCTGCGTCGCCTGTTCGATTTGTCGAACGATGAATTCAACCGCCTGGACCTGGACCGCGATGATCCGGTGGGCGTGCTGTCGGCCGAATTCGACCTGGGCCTCGATGGCGTCAGCGAGCGCGAAACCCTGGCGCGCCTGAACCGCATCGAAAAGCTGATCGGCGAACGCACGAAAGGGCGCAAGCTGTATGGCCCCCTGTACGACGACCTGCTCAAGCTCAAGTACCTGCATCAGCGCTATACGAATTACCGCAGCTGGCTGCGTTCGCAATGA
- a CDS encoding TolC family protein, producing the protein MGRLQGHLSVLLATALGAALPALAQMPGGAPLTFSEALQQAAKASGAVQGAALDVRAKTLKAEALSNIDGPSVDLTAFRGRLSTDLSIDTSGLSGVVGGIESVLPPIPGLPTPHIPNSLNREVVTDLTSFGLLGMWPIYTGGRLDAVKGLASSLTLAAHAERTEAEEQLATLVAQRYFQLLLAKRVVAVRAEVTVGVTQHQRDAAKLEKGGLISRAERLRADVALDSARSEEAQARSDEEIAQVALDRLLAVNTQVRPSTPLFVNSLPVGTLQSFISTGMRENANWKKIDSKRVQAEQALKVHGKEYAPTVFAIGNYNLNRGNEKLVRSNWAVGLVVSVPLVHRINTGKMIAAAKLDQERVEVVARQAERDIPTLIEKNWRALENARIQYLSTASSVELARENIRLQTVAFQQGQVTSLEVVDARLNLAKVETQRAQTAYNYVMGLAQLLEATGETQRLGSLAAAADIQLPVDK; encoded by the coding sequence ATGGGCAGATTGCAAGGACACTTATCAGTATTGCTGGCGACGGCGCTAGGCGCGGCCCTGCCCGCCCTGGCGCAGATGCCGGGCGGTGCGCCGCTGACCTTCAGCGAAGCGCTGCAGCAAGCGGCAAAGGCTTCGGGCGCCGTGCAGGGCGCCGCGCTCGACGTGCGCGCAAAAACACTCAAAGCGGAAGCCTTGTCGAATATCGACGGACCTTCCGTGGACTTGACGGCGTTCCGCGGCCGTCTGTCGACGGACTTGAGTATCGATACGAGCGGCTTGTCGGGCGTGGTGGGCGGCATCGAATCAGTGCTGCCGCCCATCCCCGGCTTGCCCACGCCGCACATCCCCAATTCCCTGAACCGCGAAGTGGTGACGGATTTGACCTCGTTCGGCTTGCTGGGCATGTGGCCCATCTACACGGGCGGGCGACTGGACGCCGTCAAGGGACTCGCGTCCAGCCTGACCCTGGCCGCACACGCGGAGCGTACGGAAGCGGAAGAGCAACTGGCTACCCTGGTGGCGCAGCGCTATTTCCAGTTGTTGCTGGCCAAGCGTGTGGTGGCCGTGCGGGCCGAAGTGACGGTCGGCGTGACGCAGCACCAGCGCGACGCGGCCAAGCTGGAAAAGGGCGGCCTGATTTCGCGCGCGGAACGCTTGCGCGCCGACGTGGCCCTGGATAGCGCCCGCAGCGAGGAAGCGCAGGCGCGCAGCGATGAGGAAATCGCGCAAGTGGCGCTCGACCGTTTGCTTGCCGTCAACACGCAAGTGCGGCCCAGCACGCCGCTGTTCGTCAATAGCTTGCCGGTTGGCACCTTGCAATCGTTCATCAGCACGGGCATGCGCGAAAACGCGAACTGGAAAAAGATCGACAGCAAGCGCGTGCAGGCCGAGCAAGCCTTGAAGGTGCATGGCAAGGAATACGCGCCCACCGTGTTTGCCATCGGTAACTACAATTTGAATCGCGGCAACGAAAAACTCGTGCGCTCAAACTGGGCAGTCGGCCTGGTCGTGTCCGTGCCGCTGGTGCACCGCATCAATACAGGCAAGATGATCGCCGCCGCCAAGCTCGACCAGGAGCGGGTGGAAGTGGTGGCGCGCCAGGCTGAGCGAGACATTCCCACCTTGATCGAAAAGAACTGGCGCGCGCTGGAAAACGCCCGCATCCAGTATCTGTCCACGGCGTCGTCGGTGGAGCTGGCGCGCGAAAATATCCGTTTGCAAACGGTGGCCTTCCAGCAAGGGCAAGTGACCTCGCTGGAAGTCGTCGACGCGCGCCTGAACCTGGCCAAGGTGGAAACGCAGCGAGCGCAGACTGCCTATAACTATGTGATGGGGCTGGCGCAATTGCTGGAAGCGACAGGCGAGACGCAGCGCCTGGGCAGCCTGGCCGCTGCGGCCGATATCCAATTACCTGTGGACAAATAA
- a CDS encoding ABC transporter substrate-binding protein: MQRRPLLMLAGLWPLGATANARLPPLPLVYPRHQALNDPQQGYVTALLQMALARSGQAYALRRSELRMVQTRAMQEIATASGSVDVVWAMTSRARETQLLPVRIPIDRGLIGWRVALIQARQPQLLRSVRSITALARLSAGQMRDWPDSAILQANGLRLDTSSTYEGLFQQLAAGRIDYFPRSVIEVQSELASHAQLPLALDAHLVIRYPAALYFFVGKHRPELVRHIEIGLETMLADGSFAQLFQRHFGRLADGLKLSHRYVLELANPDLPEETPLARKALWYRPNHH, translated from the coding sequence ATGCAGCGCCGCCCCCTGCTCATGCTTGCCGGCCTGTGGCCGTTGGGCGCCACCGCCAATGCGCGGCTGCCGCCGTTACCGCTCGTATATCCGCGCCACCAGGCGCTCAATGATCCGCAGCAAGGTTACGTGACGGCCTTGCTGCAAATGGCGCTGGCGCGTTCGGGCCAGGCGTATGCATTGCGCCGTTCGGAACTGCGCATGGTGCAGACGCGTGCCATGCAGGAAATCGCCACGGCGTCGGGCAGCGTCGATGTCGTCTGGGCCATGACGAGCCGCGCGCGCGAAACGCAATTGTTGCCGGTGCGCATCCCCATCGACCGGGGCCTGATCGGCTGGCGCGTGGCCCTGATCCAGGCGCGCCAGCCGCAGCTGCTGCGGTCCGTACGCAGCATCACCGCCCTGGCGCGGCTGTCTGCCGGCCAGATGCGCGACTGGCCCGACTCCGCCATCCTGCAGGCGAACGGCTTGCGCCTCGATACCTCGAGCACCTACGAAGGCCTGTTCCAGCAACTGGCGGCAGGGCGCATCGATTACTTTCCCCGTTCCGTAATCGAGGTGCAAAGCGAGCTGGCCAGCCATGCGCAATTGCCGCTGGCACTCGATGCCCATCTGGTCATCCGCTACCCGGCGGCGCTGTATTTTTTTGTCGGCAAGCACCGGCCGGAACTGGTACGTCACATTGAAATCGGGCTGGAAACCATGCTCGCCGATGGCAGTTTCGCGCAGCTGTTCCAGCGGCATTTTGGTCGTCTCGCAGATGGCTTGAAGCTGTCCCATCGGTACGTGCTGGAACTGGCCAATCCCGACTTGCCCGAGGAGACGCCGCTGGCGCGCAAGGCACTCTGGTATCGTCCAAATCATCACTAG